The following coding sequences lie in one Arachis ipaensis cultivar K30076 chromosome B05, Araip1.1, whole genome shotgun sequence genomic window:
- the LOC107639932 gene encoding uncharacterized protein LOC107639932, translating into MQNKEAIHEVDKRFARWLLDCKIPFNAVMSPYFQDMLDGVAGIGPGYKGPSYDKLRVHLLADLKRESQMLVDSYRSAWKETGCTTLMADGWTDQRQRTLINFLVYCSKGLCFVKSVDASSMVKNASHLCNLFSEVIEWIDPNNIVHVVTDNAANYVAAGRLINRKYDNIYWSPCAAHCLNLILNDISSMAQISNLATRTSKITVFVYNHTIIFVCKKELQQLVVDSIFTDHKLGRSATDRVVSAIILDCKFWDDCFTVCKLVGPLIYLLRVVDADDKPSLGYVYKGMLRAKDAIKEMFRQSKTAYQPYTDIINSRWDKHLKKDLHAAAYFLNPKFFFNENYKEAPDVM; encoded by the exons ATGCAAAACAAAGAGGCGATACACGAGGTTGATAAACGATTTGCTCGGTGGCTTTTGGATTGTAAAATTCCATTTAATGCTGTGATGTCGCCATATTTCCAAGATATGTTGGATGGTGTTGCTGGTATTGGACCTGGTTACAAGGGGCCTTCTTATGATAAGttaagggttcatttgttggcTGATCTTAAAAGAGAAAGTCAAATGCTAGTTGATAGTTATAGGAGTGCATGGAAGGAAACTGGATGTACTACCCTCATGGCTGATGGTTGGACAGATCAAAGACAAAGAACGTTAATCAATTTCTTGGTGTATTGTTCTAAAGGTTTGTGCTTTGTGAAATCAGTAGATGCTTCCAGTATGGTAAAAAATGCTTCACACTTGTGTAATTTGTTTTCTGAGGTGATTGAATGGATTGACCCAAATAATATTGTGCATGTTGTGACCGACAATGCGGCCAATTATGTTGCTGCTGGTAGGCTTATCAATAGAAAATATGATAATATCTATTGGTCACCATGTGCTGCTCATTGccttaatcttattttaaatGATATAAGCAGCATGGCGCAAATTTCTAACCTTGCAACTCGTACTTCAAAGATCACAGTATTTGTATACAATCATACG ATCATCTTTGTCTGTAAAAAGGAGTTGCAACAATTGGTTGTAGATTCAATTTTCACTGATCACAAATTAGGAAGGAGTGCTACTGATAGAGTTGTGAGTGCTATTATTCTGGACTGCAAATTTTGGGACGATTGCTTTACTGTATGTAAACTTGTGGGCCCTCTGATTTACTTGCTGAGGGTTGTTGATGCTGATGACAAACCATCTTTGGGATATGTTTATAAAGGAATGCTAAGGGCAAAAGATGCAATTAAGGAGATGTTTAGGCAATCCAAGACTGCATATCAGCCGTACACGGATATTATCAACTCAAGATGGGACAAGCATTTGAAGAAAGATCTTCATGCAGCAGCTTACTTCCTGAATCCTAAATtcttttttaatgaaaattataAAGAAGCACCTGATGTTATGTGA
- the LOC107642380 gene encoding CSC1-like protein At1g32090, producing the protein MATLADIGVSAFINILTSFAFLLAFALLRIQPINDRVYFPKWYISGGRSSPRGTRNFVGKFVNLNFKTYLTFLNWMPQALRMSESEIITHAGLDSAAFLRIYTLGIKIFVPVTVVALLILIPVNVSSGTLFFLRKELVVSNIDKLSISNVPPKSTRFFVHIGLEYLFTAWICFLLYKEYDNVASMRLAFFASQRRRVEQFTVVVRNIPHISGHSISETVDSFFQTNHPNHYIGHQGVYNANKFAKLVRRRERLQNWLDYYQLKFDRHPDKKRPTVNTGFLGLLGRKVDAIEYYKQVIKDLDTLMISERQRVIKDSKSVLPVAFLSFDSRWGASVCAQTQQSKNPTLWLTDWAPEPRDVYWRNLAIPFVSLTIRKFVITALVFALIFFYMIPIAFVQSLANLEGLERVAPFLRTVIELKFIKSFLQGFLPGLALKIFLYILPTVLMIMSKIEGYIALSTLERKTASKYYYFMLVNVFLGSIITGTAFEQLHAFLHQSATQIPRTIGVSIPMKATFFMTYIMVDGWAGIAGEILRLKPLVIYHLKNMFLVKTDRDRGKAMDPGSVDFPETIPSLQLYFLLGIVYAVVTPLLLPFIVVFFAFAYLVYRHQIINVYNQQYESAAAFWPHVHSRIIASLIISQLLLLGLLSTKKAAKSTPLLVILPALTYVFHVYCRSRFEPAFRKYPLEEAMSKDLLEKSTEPDLNIKAYLADAYLHPIFRSFEVEEEERIEVRVDKHETHAASPPLMSEHSSPSASHHHHIEEPSPPHYNDYPTSSPSYYYHEPSHLHYGYHYQGEP; encoded by the exons ATGGCTACCTTAGCTGACATTGGTGTCTCAGCATTCATAAACATTCTCACATCATTTGCATTCTTGCTGGCTTTTGCTCTTCTCAGAATTCAACCCATCAATGACAGAGTTTATTTTCCGAAATGGTATATCAGTGGTGGAAGGAGCAGTCCAAGGGGAACAAGAAACTTTGTTGGGAAATTTGTGAACCTCAATTTCAAAACTTACCTTACTTTTCTCAATTGGATGCCACAGGCTCTAAGGATGAGTGAATCTGAGATCATTACCCATGCTGGTCTTGACTCTGCTGCTTTTCTCAGAATCTATACTCTTGG CATAAAGATTTTTGTTCCAGTGACTGTGGTGGCACTCCTGATTTTGATTCCAGTAAATGTGTCAAGTGGGACATTGTTTTTCTTACGAAAAGAATTGGTAGTGAGCAACATTGATAAACTCTCAATATCGAATGTTCCTCCTAAATCCACAAG ATTTTTCGTTCACATAGGATTAGAATACCTGTTCACAGCATGGATTTGTTTCCTGCTTTACAAGGAGTATGATAATGTAGCATCAATGAGATTGGCTTTCTTCGCCTCACAACGCAGGCGTGTAGAGCAATTCACA GTAGTTGTCAGAAATATCCCTCATATTTCTGGCCACTCGATATCTGAAACGGTGGATAGCTTCTTTCAAACAAACCACCCTAATCATTATATTGGACACCAG GGGGTCTACAATGCAAACAAATTTGCCAAGCTtgtgagaagaagagagagacTTCAAAATTGGCTGGACTATTACCAGCTAAAGTTTGATAGGCATCCTGACAAGAAGAGACCAACTGTCAAT ACCGGCTTTTTAGGTCTTCTGGGTCGGAAAGTTGATGCTATTGAGTACTACAAACAAGTAATTAAGGACCTTGATACATTG ATGATATCAGAGCGCCAGAGAGTTATAAAAGATTCAAAATCTGTTTTGCCAGTTGCTTTTCTTTCATTCGATTCGCGTTGGGGGGCATCGGTCTGTGCTCAAACCCAACAAAGCAAAAATCCTACTCTCTGGTTGACTGATTGGGCTCCAGAGCCTCGTGATGTATATTGGCGAAACCTGGCCATTCCATTCGTTTCTTTGACCATCCGAAAATTCGTGATAACAGCTTTGGTATTTGCCTTGATATTCTTCTACATGATTCCCATTGCCTTTGTGCAATCCCTTGCAAATTTGGAGGGTCTTGAAAGAGTTGCTCCTTTCCTCAGAACTGTGATAGAGTT GAAATTCATCAAGTCATTTCTACAAGGTTTTCTCCCTGGTCTAGCCCTTAAAATATTCTTATATATTCTTCCCACCGTTCTGATGATCATGTCGAAAATTGAGGGGTATATTGCATTGTCAACGCTAGAGCGGAAGACTGCAtcgaaatattattattttatgctTGTAAATGTTTTCCTGGGAAGTATTATTACTGGAACTGCATTCGAGCAGCTGCATGCGTTCCTTCACCAGTCAGCTACACA GATTCCTAGAACCATCGGAGTTTCGATTCCAATGAAGGCCACCTTCTTTATGACATACATAATGGTTGATGGCTGGGCTGGAATTGCTGGTGAGATCCTCAGATTAAAGCCATTGGTTATCTATCATCTCAAGAACATGTTCTTAGTTAAAACTGACAGAGATAGAGGAAAGGCAATGGACCCCGGGAGTGTTGACTTTCCAGAGACtattccaagtcttcaactatacTTCCTTCTTGGAATTGTGTATGCCGTGGTGACGCCGCTCCTTCTCCCTTTCATCGTTGTCTTCTTTGCCTTTGCATATCTGGTTTACCGTCATCAG ATAATCAATGTCTACAATCAACAGTATGAAAGTGCTGCTGCATTTTGGCCTCATGTTCACAGCAGAATCATAGCAAGCTTGATAATATCACAGCTCCTCCTGTTGGGTCTGCTTAGCACCAAGAAGGCGGCTAAGTCTACCCCGTTGCTCGTTATCTTACCGGCGTTGACATATGTATTTCATGTCTACTGCCGGAGCCGATTCGAGCCTGCATTCAGGAAGTACCCTCTTGAG GAGGCAATGTCAAAGGATTTGTTAGAGAAATCCACAGAACCTGACTTAAACATCAAGGCATATCTAGCAGACGCGTACTTGCATCCAATCTTCCGGTCGTTCGAGGTTGAAGAAGAGGAAAGGATTGAAGTAAGAGTAGACAAACATGAAACTCATGCAGCTAGTCCTCCATTGATGAGTGAGCATAGCTCCCCTTCTGCATCCCATCATCATCAtattgaagaaccttctccacCTCATTATAATGACTATCCAACTTCATCACCTAGTTATTACTACCATGAACCCTCTCATCTCCATTATGGTTATCACTATCAAGGAGAACCTTGA